Proteins from a genomic interval of Dama dama isolate Ldn47 chromosome 1, ASM3311817v1, whole genome shotgun sequence:
- the ANKRD49 gene encoding ankyrin repeat domain-containing protein 49 isoform X2 → MEKERVNPEKPDPENSLDFSEHFNQLELLETHGHLIPTGTQSLWVGNSDEDEEQDEETEEWYQLQEKKMEKDPSKLLLWAAEKNRLTTVRRLLSERATHVNTQDEDKYTPLHRAAYSGHLDVVRELIAHGADVHAVTVDGWTPLHSACKWNNARVASFLLQHDADINAQTKGLLTPLHLAAGNGDSKDTLELLLMNRYIKPGLKNSLEETAFDIARRTAQVKMPETFPGGKAEG, encoded by the exons atggaaaaagagagagTAAATCCTGAAAAACCAGACCCAGAGAACTCCTTGGACTTTTCTGAACACTTCAACCAACTTGAACTGTTGGAAACACATGGACACCTTATTCCCACTGGTACCCAAAGTCTCTGGGTAGGGAATTCTGatgaagatgaggagcaagatgaagaaactgaagagtGGTATcaactgcaagaaaaaaaaatggaaaaagatccAAGCAAATTGCTTCTTTGGGCTGCTGAAAAAAATCgg CTGACCACAGTGCGGAGACTGCTTTCAGAAAGGGCTACCCACGTGAACACTCAAGATGAAGACAAGTACACACCACTCCACCGAGCAGCCTACAGTGGGCACTTGGATGTGGTCCGAGAGCTGATTGCACACGGGGCAGATGTCCACGCGGTGACCGTGGATGGCTGGACACCCCTGCACAGTGCCTGTAAGTGGAATAATGCCAGAGTGGCTTCTTTCTTACTGCAGCATGATGCAGATATCAACGCCCAAACGAAAGGCCTCCTGACACCCCTACACCTTGCCGCTGGGAACGGAGACAGCAAAGACACCCTGGAGCTCCTCCTGATGAACCGCTACATCAAGCCAGGTCTGAAGAACAGCCTGGAGGAAACGGCATTTGACATCGCCAGGAGGACCG
- the ANKRD49 gene encoding ankyrin repeat domain-containing protein 49 isoform X1, whose amino-acid sequence MEKERVNPEKPDPENSLDFSEHFNQLELLETHGHLIPTGTQSLWVGNSDEDEEQDEETEEWYQLQEKKMEKDPSKLLLWAAEKNRLTTVRRLLSERATHVNTQDEDKYTPLHRAAYSGHLDVVRELIAHGADVHAVTVDGWTPLHSACKWNNARVASFLLQHDADINAQTKGLLTPLHLAAGNGDSKDTLELLLMNRYIKPGLKNSLEETAFDIARRTGIYHYLFEIVEGCTNCSPQS is encoded by the exons atggaaaaagagagagTAAATCCTGAAAAACCAGACCCAGAGAACTCCTTGGACTTTTCTGAACACTTCAACCAACTTGAACTGTTGGAAACACATGGACACCTTATTCCCACTGGTACCCAAAGTCTCTGGGTAGGGAATTCTGatgaagatgaggagcaagatgaagaaactgaagagtGGTATcaactgcaagaaaaaaaaatggaaaaagatccAAGCAAATTGCTTCTTTGGGCTGCTGAAAAAAATCgg CTGACCACAGTGCGGAGACTGCTTTCAGAAAGGGCTACCCACGTGAACACTCAAGATGAAGACAAGTACACACCACTCCACCGAGCAGCCTACAGTGGGCACTTGGATGTGGTCCGAGAGCTGATTGCACACGGGGCAGATGTCCACGCGGTGACCGTGGATGGCTGGACACCCCTGCACAGTGCCTGTAAGTGGAATAATGCCAGAGTGGCTTCTTTCTTACTGCAGCATGATGCAGATATCAACGCCCAAACGAAAGGCCTCCTGACACCCCTACACCTTGCCGCTGGGAACGGAGACAGCAAAGACACCCTGGAGCTCCTCCTGATGAACCGCTACATCAAGCCAGGTCTGAAGAACAGCCTGGAGGAAACGGCATTTGACATCGCCAGGAGGACCGGTATCTATCACTACCTCTTTGAAATTGTGGAAGGCTGCACAAATTGTTCACCTCAGTCTTAA